Sequence from the Pan paniscus chromosome 4, NHGRI_mPanPan1-v2.0_pri, whole genome shotgun sequence genome:
CACTCTGGCTGTGCTGGCCCTGCAGCTGGCAAGGCAGATCCACTTCCAGGCATCCCTGCCAGCAGGACCTCAGCGGGTAGAACACTGCTCCTGGCACAGTCCCCTGGACCGTTTCCTCTCATCTCCCTTGTGGCACCCATGCTCCTGTGAGTTCTCAGTCCTGGGGAcaggagggctgggctgggcgttTCTCTGGGCCAGGAAGCGTCTCTGGACACACCTCAGGAAAAGAGCCATCAGCAGCTCCTTGCCTTTCCTATCTGAAGTCAGAGGAAGAGGAATGTGGGGAAGTTCTATCCACCCAGGGCATGGGCCACACCTGCCCCTCAGTGTCTTTCCATTTCCTCCCATCACCTCCAACCAAGGGAGGCCCACAGGGTCCAGACTACTTTAGATTCTGGGTGTGGCTTCCTGGCCCACATTCAACCAGTTAAATTATTCTCTGGTCAGTCACTCAGTcattcataaataaatgaatctttattgagcacctattatgtgccatgGTGCAGAAGCAACATAGCCTAGTGGTTGAGGCTCTGGAGTCAGGTTATAGAGGTTCAAGTCCCAAAATTGCTGCATACTAGTCTTATGTCCCCGAACAAGTCACTTTTAACTTCCTTCTGCCTcggtttctttatctataaattgGGGTAATAATAAAACCCACCCCATAGGTTTCTTGGgaggactaaatgagttaatacatgtcaAGGACTTAgggcagtgcctgacacatagtaagtgtgTAGTAATTATTAGTTTAAGCGTTAGTTCTTGTCCTTATTATGATGATAATCATTAGCAATATTGCTATCAAAGAAAGTGCTAGGTACTGGGGCTACAACAGTGAGTAAGGTAGATGCCTCCCTGCCACTGAAGAATTTAGGCAGAGGAGTGATTGATGCTTAGGGTGGGAGATCAGCACAAATACAGGCCCCTCTAGACTCCTCTGGAGGGAAGCCAAGGAAACAGAGGAGGAGGAGTGTGAAGGAAGTGTCACAGgagttttaaaattcttcctATGGCCTCTAAAACCTCAGGGAGGACTCAGTCAAGCCCGAGCAGCCTGCACTGATCCTCTTCTGACctgatcactctttttttttcttttgagacacagtcttgctctgtcacccaggctggagtgcagtggtgtgatcttggctcactgcaacctccgcctcctgggttcaagcaattttcctgcctcagcctcctgagtagctgggattataggcatgtgccactacaccccgctaattttttgtatttttagtacagttggggtttcaccatgttggccaggctggtcttgaactcctgacctcaggtgatccacccgcctcggcctcccaaggtgctgtgattataggtgtgagccatcgcgcctggcccagaCCTGACTACTCTTGCTGGCTCTTTCCAGCACTGCGACAACACATCCTCCCCAGCCCCGATGGCCCAGCTCCCAGGCACACTGGCCTCAGGGAACCCAGGCTTGGCCAGGAAGAAGCCTCAGCTCAGCCCCGGAACTTCTCACACAACTCTTTGAGAGGAGCTCGTCCTCAGGACCCCTCTGAGGAAGGTATGTCCCTGCCTCATGGAATCAGCAGAAGGCAGGGGGCGGTGGTGGCGAGCTGGGCAAGATGGACGTTGTTTGCTGCGAAGGGAATTGGCACTCCTGTGAGGTCCCATGCCTTGTGAGGTGATTCAGGGTTATTTCGGTTCCTGGCAAGGGTGCTGGCTGGAAAGCCTGGATAGACTGGGAGAGTTGGAGAAAAGAAGTACAACTTTCTCCTTTGCCCTGGCCGGGTGTCGGCCTTTGCCTTGCAGGTCCCGGTGATTTTGGCTTCCTGCATGCCAGTAGTAGCATCGAGTCCGAGGCAAAACCAGCCCAGCCTCAGCCCACTGGTGAAAAGGTATTATCCAGATTTGGCCACCTGGATCCCCATAACATTCTCTTGGGCAGGTGGCAATCCCGGTAAACCATCCCTTGGTGagtcttttatatttctttcccaGGAACAAGATAAATCAAAAACTCTTTCCCTTGAGGAGGCTGTGACTTCCATTCAGCAGCTCTTCCAGCTCAGTGTTTCCATCGCTTTCAACTTCCTGGGTAACCAAATGGACCCTGCCCCAAGGCAGGAGGGTGGGAAAATGGAAAGGGTATGGGGTAGGTCAGATATAGTCAAGATAGGGAGTGGCTTAAACgagagattttattttctcccaggTAGGTAGACCAAATCTGGCATGGCAGGGACCCATTCTTATGCAGATGTGTCCTGCCATTTTTAAAACTGGCTCCCATCTTGAGGTGCAGTTTGGCAATTCcagctcctgccctcctgtcCGTATTCTAGCCAGCTGGTCGGGGCAAGGTAGGGAAGCTAAAGGATCACTCCTTCCCTTTAATCTAGACGTTGCACAAATCCTTGTCCAGAATATAGGCACATGGCCACACCTCGCCACAGAGGAGACTAGTTACTGtgtatgaaggaaaaaataaatcttggagGGCACGTAGCATTCTCTGCCACACTTAGGAAAGAACAGGCTCCTGGGGTTTGGAGCAGATCCTCGATGTGTGAACAGGAACCTCTTAACCCTCATGTGGGGACTCCAAATACCCTTCCACCATTTGTCCTGTTCTTTGCAGTAACTTGGCTCATTTTAGGCCTTCTAATGCGGAGACTCAGACTCCCCACAGCATCTATTGGGGTCTAGTGGGCAGATAGGCAAGAGGCTGGTTTTCATTCACAacaaatttattgagcatttaccttTTGCCAGTTCCTGTTTTAGGTACTGGGGATACAGTGAtttacaagacaaagtccttatTCTCAGGGAGCAGAAAAACAATAAttgagaaacaaaaagagaatttcagatgTTGATAgatgttatgaagaaaataaaggaatgtgtTAGTGACTTGAGCAAGGAGCAGTTTTTGATTTAGAAGTCCTCACTGAGCAGAAGACCTTTGATCTAAGACCTGTCACAAAGACAGCCACTTTTGTTTCAATCTGGAGAAAGAGCTTTCCAAGTGGCGGGAACAGTAAGTGCAAAAGTCCTGAGGCAGGATTGGATTTTGATTgctaaaggaacaaaagaaaagtgAGTGTGGCTGGAGCTTAGAGATCTTGGGAAGGGCGGAAGGAGATAAAGCCAGAAAAGCAGGCAGGGGTCAGATCAGGTGAGGTCTTCTGAGCCACAGTAAAGAGTGTGGATTTTCTAAGTGAGACAGGAAGTCTTTGGAGGGCTTTAAGCAGGAGCAGGAAAGGGGGCAGCCACATGATCTGATGTACTTTTCCAAAGATCTCTCTGGCTGCCATGTAGACAGACATGGATTGTAGGATTGCCAGAGGGGAAAAAGGAGACGAGGCAGGCGCTGTTGGTGACGGCTGAACAAAACATGTCAGTGGCATGGTCTagatgagagaaagaagagagcaaGAAGAGTAGATGGATCTGGGTATATTAATGAGCCAGGTGGGAAACAGGAGGATGGTGGGATCCTTTGCACTCTTGAGTCTTCTCCCCAAGGGCAGAGGGCTCTGTCAACCCTGGACAGTGAGTTTTCAGGCAGCAAGGAGGCAACTTTATTTAATTCACTGCTGGCTGAATGGAACCTGGTTTCTCCCTCATGAGCTTTATGTGATTTTGATGGGCAAAGAGTCTCTTCTCAGAATTTACTTGCCCATCCcttcattcatatattcatttattcagcaagcgCTTGGCACGGTGGCAGAACGCGAAAGGAGCATAAGCCATAATCATGTTTTGCATTTGTATGGCGCCTTCACCCTAggcaaaattatttcttctacattCTTTTTCTGCTTCTGCCTCCAGGATTTTACAGTCTAATTGAGGAGACAGGACTTGTACTTTTGAAAAGGTTTAGTTTGTAGAAAAAGGCTTGGTATATTAAGTAAGTgccaaaaaaagtgtttaaagccTGAGTGTGGTCCGAAGGTTTAGAGCAGACACAGGATGGGAGCTTTGATGGTGGAGGCGGAAAGAAAGATCCCAGGCAGGAGAGACAATTGAAGCAAAGGCTTTGAGTTGAGAATTGGCCGTGCCCTCAtcctttcctgtttcctttttgtttgggCAATgaaaagagcatgggctttggggtTGGATGTGCCTGCATTCAGGTCTTGACACTGCTGTATTACCGCTCCCAATTTCTTCATGAAACAAGATTAACAGTATCACTTGTATCAGTTAGGGTTTGTTGGTTATGAGCAACCTAAACCCACTCTGGCTAACTTAAACATAAAAGGAATCTATTGGGATCTATTGACCTGCCAAGCCTCAGAAAGGACAGGAATCAGGGAAGCTCCAGAGACCTAAGAGGCAGCAGCTGATAGTATCTTCAGAGTGCTGCTGTCAGAATAAACCTACAAGGGCTGTTTTCTCTCCTTGTCCCAACCAGATCAAGGTTCAGATTCCTGAGAAAGAACCTCCGTGGTTAGGAAGAACACAAGCACATTGATTGACAGCACTAGGGGAGGGGTTGTTCCCAATGGGAAATCTAGATGCTATTACCAAGAGAAGGAGGAATGGTTTATAGTAGGGCAGAACCCACTGCTTTCCATGGCAAACCAGTGAAATATTTAGAAGATAGAAATATAtgcaaaggccaggcacagtggctcacgcctgtaatcccgacactttgggaggccgaggcaggtggatcacctgagatcaagagtttgagacaagcctggccaacatggtgaaaccccaattctactaaaaatacaaaagttagccaggcatggggtcAGGcatctgtaaacccagctacttgggaggctgaggcaggagaatcgtttgaactcaggaggtggaggttgtagtgagctgagattgcgccactgcattccagcctgggcaacagagcaggactccatctcaaaaaaaaaaaaaaaaaatatatatatatatatgtaaagtgtctggcacaaaaaaagaaagggaggaggatCAGATGAGGAGTCTGTAGGTACCTGGCTGAGGGTGTGGGGAAGTTCACTGAGGAAGCTGTGTTTGTGCCCTGTGCCTTCTTACAGGAACAGAGAACATGAAGAGTGGCGACCACACGGCAGCCTTTTCTTACTTCCAGAAAGCTGCAGCCCGCGGCTACAGCAAAGCGCAGTACAATGCGGGCTTGTGTCATGAGCATGGCAGAGGCACCCCCAGGGACATTAGCAAGGTATTCCCCTGCCCCCAAGCCCGCCTCCTGTGCTGGGCTGCTGAGATTGATGTCTAGAAATGAGCAGTGGGCAGGGATGGGGGAAAGTTTGGCTTCTTTTCTCCACTTGGTTCTAGCCCAGCTgcgaaggaaaaataagaaagaagctcCTAACTTCCAGGAATTTAGACTCAAAATTCAGGGAGGGCAGGGATTTTGCCTTTCTTCTTTGCAACTATATCCTCAGCCTAGAATAGCATCTTGATGAAtagattaattaatttttaaaaagtgggataAGAACACAAAGAGGTTATATATAAGAATGTATTTCGTAGAGTTGTATGTGAaggcaaaaaaacccaaaaaaacctgAAAGTTTCTTCAATGGAAAACTGGTTAATTACATCTATTTGGGCCTTAAAATGATGTGCTAGATCTGTATGTCAGGGAAAGACATTCATGGTGTactattaaagttaaaaaaataggttATAAAGTAATATAGTGTGATCtaagtctctctgtctctctgccccccccacacatatgtgtgtgcaaaTGCGTAGATCTCTAAAAggtatgtgtgtgagtatgtCTAACACATATAtgtgagaagatatttgcaaggcTGTATGCTAAAATTTTAAGCAAGAATGATCTTTAGGAGGCTGAATTTCTTGggattttatgtttctatttttggtttatatttttaaattttggcttaTCTGAATTTTCTGACTAGtctataattattatgtattatttaattaaaataatttttaaaaatttcactgagTGCAAAAGATGCTTACAGAGTTGCCAGCCGACTGGGTGTTTCTCCCTTTGCCCCAGGCGGTCCTTTATTATCAGTTGGCTGCCAGTCAGGGCCACAGCCTGGCTCAGTACCGCTATGCCAGGTGCCTACTACGAGACCCAGCCTCTTCGTGGAACCCTGAGCGGCAGAGGGCAGTGTCCTTGCTGAAGCAGGCTGCAGACTCAGGCTTGAGAGAGGTGAGTGCCATTGGCAGGGTCTGTTCAAGGTCTCTGAGGCCTGTGGAGCCTGAAAGTGACCAAGatgccttcttttccttcctccttgaCCACAGGCCCAAGCTTTCC
This genomic interval carries:
- the DELE1 gene encoding death ligand signal enhancer isoform X1; protein product: MWRLPGLLGRALPRTLGPSLWRVTPKSTSPDGPQTTSSTLLVPVPNLDRSGPHGPGTSGGPRSHGWKDAFQWMSSRVSPNTLWDAISWGTLAVLALQLARQIHFQASLPAGPQRVEHCSWHSPLDRFLSSPLWHPCSSLRQHILPSPDGPAPRHTGLREPRLGQEEASAQPRNFSHNSLRGARPQDPSEEGPGDFGFLHASSSIESEAKPAQPQPTGEKEQDKSKTLSLEEAVTSIQQLFQLSVSIAFNFLGTENMKSGDHTAAFSYFQKAAARGYSKAQYNAGLCHEHGRGTPRDISKAVLYYQLAASQGHSLAQYRYARCLLRDPASSWNPERQRAVSLLKQAADSGLREAQAFLGVLFTKEPYLDEQRAVKYLWLAANNGDSQSSYHLGICYEKGLGVQRNLGEALRCYQQSAALGNEAAQERLRALFSMEAAALGPSDLTVTGLKSFSSPSLCSLNTLLAGTSRLPHASSTGNLGLLCRSGHLGASLEASSRAIPPHPYPLERSVVRLGFG